CGCATCGAAGTGACCCTGGGTATCGAAGATCAGGCCCGGGAACAGATCGAAGTCATCGAGGGTATCGCAGCCGGAGACACCGTCATCACCGGGGCGGCGCGCGGCATCCAGCCCGGAACTCGGGTGCGGGCATCGGTCTCGGCCGAGCGCCCGGCGTCTCCGGCTACGCGGTAACAAGAGGACAGCACCGTGTTCATCTCCGACTTTGCCATCAAGCGCCCGGTCATCACGATCGTGACGATGCTTTCGCTCGTCACGGCCGGGATCTTTGCGCTCTTCAAACTGAAGACCGACGAGTTTCCCGACGTCAACCCACCATTCGTCACGGTCGCTCTGATCTACCCCGGCGCATCACCCGATGGCGTCGAGAAGGACGTGGTCGATCCGATCGAGGAGGCCATTGCCGGCATCTCGGGCGTCAAGCGAACCACCAGCACCTCGGAAGACGCCTTTGGCGTGATTCTGGTCGAGTTCCTGTTCGGCAAGCCGATCCAGGAAGCCACCCAGGATATCCGCGATGCCATCTCCACCATCCGAAATGACCTGCCGTCCGAGCTGGAAGAGCCGATCATCAAGAAGTTCAACGATGCGGACCGACCGATCGTCTCTCTGGCTCTCTCTTCGACGGGGATGTCCTCCGGAGAACTAACCCGTCTTGCCGACCCGGGCATCACTCGCGAGCTGCGGGCCCTTGCGGGCGTGGCCGAGGTGACTGTGGCAGGCAAGCTGGAGCGGGAGCTGACGGTCGAGCTCAATCCGACTGCCCTGCAGGCTGCCGGCGTCAGCGTCGGCCAGGTCGTTCAGGCCCTGCAACTCCAGAACCTGGCCACGCCGATCGGCCGAATTGAAGGTGAGTACCTCGAACGGTCGATTCGCCTCCGCGGTCGACCGGAAGGGCCAGCCGACTTTGCCCGCATTGCCGTGGTGGAGCGCAACGGGCGCGTCATTCGCCTTGGTGAGCTCGCCACGGTCAAGGACGGTGTTGCCGAGGCCCGGTCTCTCGCGCTGTACAACGGCCGAGAGGCGGTCGGGATCGACATCAAGAAGGCCAAGGGTTACAGCACGACGGACGTTGGCGACAGGGTGCTGGCGCGAGTCGAGGCGATCCGAGCGCAGCTGCCGGAAGGAGCGACGCTCGATCTGATTCGCAACTCGGGCGACCGGGTTCGGCAGTCGGTCTGGGAAGTCGGGAAGACGCTGATCGAGGGCGCCATCCTGACGGTGCTCGTCGTCTTCGTGTTCCTCAACTCCTGGCGGTCCACCATCATCACCGGGTTGGCGCTCCCGGTATCCGTACTGGCGTCATTCATTGCCGTCTGGTGGTTCGGCTTCACGCTCAATACGATGTCACTCCTCGGGCTGTCACTCGCGATCGGCGTCCTGATCGACGATGCCATCGTGGTGCGCGAGAACATCGTTCGCCACGTCGAAATGGGGAAAAGCCACCGGCGGGCATCCCACGAGGGGACGGATGAGATCGGACTGGCGGTCACGGCGACGACGTTCGCGATTCTGGCCGTCTTTATCCCAGTGGCGTTCCAGGGCGGCATGACAGAGGAGTGGATGAAGCCGTTCGCGCTGACCATCGCGTGCGCGGTCGCCGTGTCGCTGCTGGTGTCGTTTTCGCTCGACCCCATGCTGTCCGCGTACTGGCCGGACCCATACGTTCCACCCGAAAAGCGGATCTGGATCACCCGTCTGCTCGACCGGTTCAACTTGTGGTTCGAGCGAAAAGCGGAGTCCTACAAGCGGGTGATCGCGTGGGCGCTGGACCACCGGCTGTCGATGGTCATCCTGACCGTTGGGACGTTCGTTGCGTCGTTCGTCCTGCCCGGCAAGGGGTTACTGGCACTGCTTGGCGCGCTGATCGGCATCGCGGTGATGGCCTGGGCCGCTGGCACCGACCGATCGATCGGGTTCAAGGCTCTTGGTATCCTCGGCGGACTGGTCCTGGCCATCGGCCTCGAACGAGTCGCTCCTGAGTGGAAAAAGGTCGGCGTGGCCTTCTTCCCGCTCGACGATCGGTCGGAGTTCTTCGTCAAGGTCGAAACGCCGCCGGGATCGACGATGGGATATACCCGTCAGAAGGTCAATCAGGTCGAGGCCGTGCTCCAGAGCATTCCGGAGCTCCGCTACACCTACACGACTCTGGGCAGCGGCCAGTCGGGGTCGGTCAACGTCGCGGACCTGTACGTCAGGCTGATCCCCAAGAATGAGCGCCCGGCCCGGGACGTGGAGATCATCGCGGCCGAAGTGCGTGACCGAGTGGCGCCGTTCGCGGGCTCGACGACGTCTGTCTTCACCAACGACTTCAGCGGCGGCCGGAAGCAGCTCGCGCTCAACGTTCAGGGTGCGGACGCCGATGCACTGAACACCATGGCTGAACGGATCCGGAGCGAAATTGCTCAGGTGCCGAACGTGGTCGACCTGGGCCTCTCGAGTAAGGGCCAGAAGCCCGAGGTCAATGTCGACCTCAACCGGGGGATTGCTGGTGCACTCGGTATCACGGTCGGGGCTGTAGCTCAGTCGATTCGGCCCGCCTTCGCCGGGATCGACGTCGGCGACTGGATCGACCCCGCCGGCGAGACCCGTGACGTCCGGATCCGGTTCGCGCCGGAGTATCGGGCCCGCGTGACGGATCTGGCGCAGTTGCCGCTCGTCATTGCCGGCCCCAATGGGGCGCCGGCAACGCTTCCGCTCGGGCAGGTTGCCGAGATCAGCCACAGCGACGGGCCGGCGGCGATCAACCACCTGAACCGATCGCCCAATATCGCGGTCGAGTGGAATGTTGCCGGGCGTTCGACGGGTGAGGTGTTTGCCGATGTCCGCACCCGCCTCGCCGCGCAGGGGATTCAGTTGGGCGCCGTCGGCCCCAATGGCATCACCGTGACCGAAGGTGGCGACCAGGAGTTCCAGAACGAGTCATTCCAGAGCATCGGCCTCTCGCTTGCCGCGGCCGTCCTCCTGATGTACCTCGTGCTCGTGATGCAGTTCGGATCGTTCATGGACCCGATTGCCATCATGGCGTCGCTGCCGCTGTCGCTCATTGGCGTACTCTTGGGCTTATCTTTCGCCAACTATACGATCAACATCATGAGTCTGATGGGCGTGATCCTGCTCATGGGCCTCGTCGCCAAGAACGCGATTCTGCTGATCGATTTCGCCAAGTGGGCGCGGGAGGAACGGAACCTGTCGATTCGTGACGCGCTGATCGAGGCCGGCGGCATCCGGCTCCGCCCGATCATCATGACCACGGTGGCCCTGATTGCCGGCATGACGCCGATTGCCCTCAGCACGGGAGAGGGC
This genomic stretch from Gemmatimonadales bacterium harbors:
- a CDS encoding efflux RND transporter permease subunit, whose amino-acid sequence is MFISDFAIKRPVITIVTMLSLVTAGIFALFKLKTDEFPDVNPPFVTVALIYPGASPDGVEKDVVDPIEEAIAGISGVKRTTSTSEDAFGVILVEFLFGKPIQEATQDIRDAISTIRNDLPSELEEPIIKKFNDADRPIVSLALSSTGMSSGELTRLADPGITRELRALAGVAEVTVAGKLERELTVELNPTALQAAGVSVGQVVQALQLQNLATPIGRIEGEYLERSIRLRGRPEGPADFARIAVVERNGRVIRLGELATVKDGVAEARSLALYNGREAVGIDIKKAKGYSTTDVGDRVLARVEAIRAQLPEGATLDLIRNSGDRVRQSVWEVGKTLIEGAILTVLVVFVFLNSWRSTIITGLALPVSVLASFIAVWWFGFTLNTMSLLGLSLAIGVLIDDAIVVRENIVRHVEMGKSHRRASHEGTDEIGLAVTATTFAILAVFIPVAFQGGMTEEWMKPFALTIACAVAVSLLVSFSLDPMLSAYWPDPYVPPEKRIWITRLLDRFNLWFERKAESYKRVIAWALDHRLSMVILTVGTFVASFVLPGKGLLALLGALIGIAVMAWAAGTDRSIGFKALGILGGLVLAIGLERVAPEWKKVGVAFFPLDDRSEFFVKVETPPGSTMGYTRQKVNQVEAVLQSIPELRYTYTTLGSGQSGSVNVADLYVRLIPKNERPARDVEIIAAEVRDRVAPFAGSTTSVFTNDFSGGRKQLALNVQGADADALNTMAERIRSEIAQVPNVVDLGLSSKGQKPEVNVDLNRGIAGALGITVGAVAQSIRPAFAGIDVGDWIDPAGETRDVRIRFAPEYRARVTDLAQLPLVIAGPNGAPATLPLGQVAEISHSDGPAAINHLNRSPNIAVEWNVAGRSTGEVFADVRTRLAAQGIQLGAVGPNGITVTEGGDQEFQNESFQSIGLSLAAAVLLMYLVLVMQFGSFMDPIAIMASLPLSLIGVLLGLSFANYTINIMSLMGVILLMGLVAKNAILLIDFAKWAREERNLSIRDALIEAGGIRLRPIIMTTVALIAGMTPIALSTGEGSSFRSPLGVAVIGGVITSTLLTLLVIPTFYEIMFEVREKLIRRFRPLPHDGKAPSASAVERAH